AAGGCGGTAAAAATAGGCAGGGATCTATTCATCGAGTTTTTCAGGATTTTCTAAAAATTCAGCAAATTTTGCGAGATATTTTGCCGCATAAAAGGGCGAAACTGTTTTAGCGTTTACAGAAAGGCAAAAATTCATCCTCTTCTGGCTAACCACCCTTCCTCCCTTCATCACCAGCTCCGCTTCAGGCCTGCCCACGGAAATAATAGCGTTGGAGTCTGCCGGAGGGATTGCTACGAAAGAATTTATGCCATACATCCCAAGACTGCTCAGAGCAATAGAAGCATTGTTCATCTCCTCGGGCGAGAGCTTGTCTTCTCGGGCACGGCGGGTAAGATCTTCGCTCGTCTCGGCAATCTGGGCAAGGGAAAGAAGCTCAACCGCTCGTATTACGGGCACGAATAATATCCCAGACCTGCTTGCAACAGCAAAGCTTACATCTATCGTATCGGCTATTCTTATTTTTTCAGCCTCTACGCGTGAAAGCATAAACGGGAACTTCTCAGCACCCCGGGCAGCAGCAGCAAAAAAGATGTCATTGGTAGAAACACGCACCCCGGATGCCTTTGCGTAATCACGCCTGAAACGATTCAGGGAATCTGTGCAAACGCTTTTGTTGATATAATGCGAAGGAATAGTGCGTTTTGAATGCAGCATCCGCTGGCCGATAAGATTCTGTATTCTCGTTAAAGGTGCCCTTTTCTCCATATGCTTTCCGTGTAAATAAAAGAGTTGAACAATTAGTAAAGATTGTACATAAAGGCCGATATATTGCAAACTGATTAAACGGTTCGGAATTTGCATTTCTGTAAACGCTCATTTAAAAAGCGCCAGAAATAAATATAATAATATGCAATTCTTAAGAAATTTATAAGGAGAAATATGATTTACAAAACATTCGGCAAGACAGGTTACAAGGTTTCTTCAGTAGGCTTCGGAGGAATGCGATTCGATTTGAACTACAGCAACTCTGATAATTCCTACCTCCTCGACTATGCTTGGGATAAAGGTATTAACTTTTTCGACTCAGCTCCGGGTTACTGCGAAGACAAAAGCCTTGATATATTCGGCCACTTCTGCAAGAGGACTAAATCAATACGTGATCAGTATTATGTATCTTCAAAGCTTATGCCGCAGATGGTGAGCTCTGCAAAGGATACAATCGAGCAGGTTGACAAGGCCCTTAAAAGGCTAAACACAGATTATATCGATTTCTTCTATGTATGGTGCATAAGGAATCTGAATCAATACGACGAGGCTGCTAAGGCCGACGGGCTGATTGAAGGCCTTGAGAGATGCAGAGAACAGGGCAAAATCAGGCATATAAATGTCTCCTCACATCTCAGGGGCAAAAGGCTGAATAAAGTGCTTGAGAAGCGTGATTTCGCTGGGATTCTCGTGGGCGTAAACATCCTGAACTTTATGTTCCGCTGGGATGCAGTGGAAACAGCTTACAACAGCGGAGCAGGGGTAGTTGCGATGAATCCGCTTGCAGGCGGTATGATACCGCAGCACGAAGAGAGATTCAGCTTCATTTCAAGCGGAAGCGAATCTCCCACAGATGCTGCTCTTAAATTCTGCATAGGAAGCCCTGAAATCACCGTTACGCTAAACGGCTTTACAACGAAAGAGCATATCGATCAGGCGTGCCGGTGCGCAGATGAAAGCAAACCGCTCAGCAAGGAACAGAAAGAGCAGATAGCTAATATGCTCAGCGACAACTTCAACGACCTCTGCACAGCCTGCGGCTACTGCGACAGCGAATGTCCCAAGGGCATACCCGTATCCTCATATATGCAGTTTTACAACAGAAAACTGATTGAAAACAAAAGCGACAAAGACCTCAAAGAGGATCTCAAGTTCAGCCGAGAATGGGGCATACTCAACGACAGAGCAGCCGAAGCCGCAGACTGCATTAAATGCAAAAGGTGCGAAGAGGCCTGCACCCAGCACCTCAATATTACAGAGAGGCTTGAGCATATCGAAACGATCGAAGAAGAGCTCAAGAACGAAAATCAGAAAGCTTAAATGGCAAAAAAGACTCAAAGAGAAAAGAGCAGGCAGAGGAAAAAGCTAAAAATTCAGCTTCGCTTGATGCTCAAGAGCATTGACCTTCGCCCGCACAGCGTTGCGAGCAAGTGCAGGCTTCAGTTTGGGCTTGCGATTATCGTAATCCTTACTCTTGCGCTTCTTTTTCCTTACCTCTGGATGAACAAACTTGCAGACAAAGCCGGCTACGATACCGTAGTTACAGTGTCTAAGCTGGTGATAAAAAACGAACTCGAGGGCAATTCAGACTTTTCGGAAAAGT
This window of the Sedimentisphaera salicampi genome carries:
- a CDS encoding 2-oxo acid dehydrogenase subunit E2, whose protein sequence is MEKRAPLTRIQNLIGQRMLHSKRTIPSHYINKSVCTDSLNRFRRDYAKASGVRVSTNDIFFAAAARGAEKFPFMLSRVEAEKIRIADTIDVSFAVASRSGILFVPVIRAVELLSLAQIAETSEDLTRRAREDKLSPEEMNNASIALSSLGMYGINSFVAIPPADSNAIISVGRPEAELVMKGGRVVSQKRMNFCLSVNAKTVSPFYAAKYLAKFAEFLENPEKLDE
- a CDS encoding aldo/keto reductase, with the protein product MIYKTFGKTGYKVSSVGFGGMRFDLNYSNSDNSYLLDYAWDKGINFFDSAPGYCEDKSLDIFGHFCKRTKSIRDQYYVSSKLMPQMVSSAKDTIEQVDKALKRLNTDYIDFFYVWCIRNLNQYDEAAKADGLIEGLERCREQGKIRHINVSSHLRGKRLNKVLEKRDFAGILVGVNILNFMFRWDAVETAYNSGAGVVAMNPLAGGMIPQHEERFSFISSGSESPTDAALKFCIGSPEITVTLNGFTTKEHIDQACRCADESKPLSKEQKEQIANMLSDNFNDLCTACGYCDSECPKGIPVSSYMQFYNRKLIENKSDKDLKEDLKFSREWGILNDRAAEAADCIKCKRCEEACTQHLNITERLEHIETIEEELKNENQKA